One window of Camelina sativa cultivar DH55 chromosome 4, Cs, whole genome shotgun sequence genomic DNA carries:
- the LOC104784441 gene encoding rRNA-processing protein FCF1 homolog, translated as FWISPSVPAGLFFSYNATLVPPYRVLVDTNFINFSIQNKIDLEKGMRDCLYANCTPCITDCVMAELEKLGQKYRVALRIAKDPRFERLPCVHKGTYADDCLVDRVTQHKCFIVATCDRDLKRRIRKIPGVPIMYVTQRKYSIEKLPEATLGGAPRQ; from the exons TTTTGGATCAGTCCGAGTGTTCCTGCTGGGCTATTCTTTTCTTACAACGCTACTTTGGTTCCTCCTTACCGGGTTTTGGTGGATACTAACTTCATCAACTTCTCTATCCAGAATAAG ATCGATCTTGAGAAGGGAATGAGAGACTGTCTGTACGCAAACT GCACTCCTTGTATCACGGACTGCGTCATGGCTGAGTTAGAGAAGTTAGGTCAGAAGTATCGTGTAGCTCTAAG GATTGCGAAAGATCCTCGCTTTGAAAGATTACCTTGTGTACACAAAGGGACATATGCTGATGACTGTCTCGTTGACAGAGTTACTCAG CATAAGTGCTTCATAGTGGCTACATGTGATAGAGATTTAAAGCGAAGGATTCGAAAG ATTCCTGGTGTGCCGATCATGTATGTGACACAACGCAAGTACTCAATAGAGAAGTTACCTGAAGCTACACTTGGTGGAG CTCCAAGACAGTGA
- the LOC109124672 gene encoding protein ABIL1 isoform X1: METEISGTDNSAMTFDEVSMERSKSFVKALQELKNLRPQLYSAADYCEKSYLHSEQKQMVLDNLKDYTVKALINAVDHLGTVASKLTDLFDQQNSDISTMVLRASCVSQQLLTCRTYIDKEGLRQQQLLAVIPLHHKHYILPNSVNKRVHFSPLRRTDTRQNHYQAISRLQPSDAPASKSLSWHLGSETKSTLKGTSTVAPSSKDSKAFTKTSGVFHLLGDEENNTNKKPLAGSQVSGVPAVSTVTKQAYGVAHKDLEVPKLVAAHKSLDNNQRREIIQAPVRTKSVLSAFFVKQKTPKLKAGYVS, translated from the exons atggaaACGGAGATATCGGGAACGGATAATTCGGCAATGACCTTCGACGAGGTCTCCATGGAACGCAGCAAGAGCTTCGTTAAGGCATTGCAG GAGCTCAAGAACTTGAGGCCTCAGCTTTACTCAGCTGCTGATTACTGTGAAAAATCTTACCTTCATAGCGAGCAGAAGCAAAT GGTATTGGACAATTTGAAGGACTACACAGTCAAGGCTTTAATTAATGCTGTTGATCACCTTGGAACTGTTGCTTCCAAGCTTACTGATCTATTTGATCAGCAAAATTCAGACATTTCAACTATGGTGTTGAGAGCTTCTTGTGTTAGCCAG CAACTGCTTACATGCCGGACATATATCGACAAAGAAGGTCTTAGACAGCAACAGCTATTAGCAGTTATCCCATTGCATCACAAGCATTACATTCTACCCA ATTCTGTTAACAAGCGGGTACACTTTAGTCCTCTCAGACGAACTGACACAAGACAGAATCATTACCAAGCTATATCCCGTCTTCAACCTTCAG ATGCCCCTGCATCAAAATCACTCTCCTGGCATTTAGGCTCAGAGACCAAGTCTACCCTAAAAGGAACATCCACAGTTGCGCCAAG CTCCAAAGATTCAAAAGCTTTCACAAAGACATCTGGAGTTTTTCATCTATTAG gtgatgaagaaaacaataCAAACAAGAAGCCTTTGGCTGGTTCTCAGGTCTCAGGTGTTCCTGCAGTATCCACCGTCACAAAGCAGGCATACGGTGTTGCCCATAAG GATTTGGAGGTTCCCAAACTTGTGGCAGCACACAAGTCACTTGACAACAACCAACGACGAGAGATCATTCAAGCTCCTGTCCGGACAAAGAGTGTTCTTTCCGCGTTCTTCGTCAAACAGAAAACACCAAAGCTCAAAGCTGGTTATGTCTCGTGA
- the LOC104784438 gene encoding glutathione S-transferase T3-like, protein MTSYNTFCQSSSSYLELLNSQGEALNQDGAYEIPTWSSQQSHDEPLSQETPVKKDRKKWNPADDEILISAWLNTSKDPIIANQQKGVSFWQRVQKYYAESPHAIANGEQGVNINCKQRWFKINESTNKFCGAYAAAERSNSSGHSENDVLKVAHDIYFSDYKTKFTMEHCWCLLRFEQKFLNQNAINTPSPSVRTKRKPVGAADQSEATHTEQDSEIRPQGIKAVKADRKNSQGKSLAEYTSMWEVKRVDMAEKEKLQKLGILDTLLAKPEPLSAADQLIKDKIVAQYFAN, encoded by the coding sequence ATGACTTCTTACAATACATTCTGTCAGTCGTCTTCTAGTTATTTAGAGCTTCTCAACAGTCAAGGAGAAGCTCTTAACCAAGACGGTGCTTATGAAATACCTACTTGGAGCTCTCAACAATCCCATGATGAACCTCTTTCTCAAGAGACACCTGTCAAGAAGGATAGGAAGAAATGGAATCCGGCTGACGATGAAATACTAATAAGTGCGTGGCTGAACACTTCAAAGGACCCGATCAttgcaaatcaacaaaagggaGTAAGCTTTTGGCAAAGGGTTCAAAAATACTACGCAGAGTCTCCTCATGCGATAGCCAATGGTGAACAGGGTGTGAACATCAACTGTAAGCAGAGATGGTTCAAGATCAATGAGTCCACAAACAAGTTCTGCGGGGCTTATGCAGCTGCAGAGAGATCCAACAGTAGTGGACACTCTGAGAACGATGTGCTGAAGGTGGCTCACGACATCTACTTCTCTGACTATAAGACGAAGTTTACAATGGAGCATTGCTGGTGTTTGTTAAGGTTTGAGCAGAAATTCCTTAACCAAAACGCGATTAACACCCCCTCACCTTCAGTcagaacaaagaggaaaccaGTTGGTGCAGCTGATCAATCCGAGGCAACCCACACAGAACAAGACTCTGAGATAAGGCCTCAAGGTATCAAGGCTGTGAAGGCTGACAGGAAGAACTCTCAGGGAAAGTCTCTTGCTGAGTACACGAGCATGTGGGAAGTCAAGAGGGTGGATATGGCTGAAAAGGAGAAGCTACAGAAGCTTGGCATACTAGACACACTTCTTGCCAAACCGGAGCCACTTAGTGCAGCTGATCAACTTATAAAGGATAAGATAGTGGCACAGTATTTTGCAAATTGA
- the LOC104783193 gene encoding U11/U12 small nuclear ribonucleoprotein 59 kDa protein: MNPANFQPPHPPFQWAPMLPPDPPRCGVFWNTKNITDQLKQLQDTLNLAKSMEKELEALRMIKDAKGSTEVVEQGSGVECVRYLEGMKMDLGQQEMLSVEAANSLMSTLRAQLEPFRFVVDENTPWEEKSAAVRLTCKLKKSQRNKLWKKRKRRCVAEMRAKEPERFEQAVREADEWREKEMAKDMANRKVDEMKAIEKVKARRERRRLEPELELALIVEEMQELRSLRIEKLKKQGHFLPEEDDKFFESVRAAVEQEENQVQSLTNTETEENVIASEEDTTLNTSNKISKDTTDKESNTVAATCEKTIEALGNGCDNISNLPVEFYHYYYGSNFDMGRLIEIRREWDSYLSHGGSRIPGHWVQPSPPANEIWASCLVNSPKRDLS; this comes from the exons ATGAATCCGGCGAATTTCCAGCCTCCACATCCTCCGTTCCAATGGGCTCCGATGTTACCCCCGGACCCGCCTCGTTGTGGTGTGTTTTGGAATACAAAGAACATAACCGATCAGCTTAAACAACTCCAAGATACGCTTAACCTGGCTAAATCAAT GGAGAAGGAACTAGAAGCGTTGAGGATGATCAAAGATGCCAAAGGTTCAACGGAAGTTGTAGAACAAGGTTCAGGAGTAGAGTGTGTAAGATATCTAGAAGGTATGAAGATGGATTTGGGACAGCAAGAGATGCTTTCAGTGGAAGCTGCTAACTCCTTGATGTCTACCTTAAGAGCACAGCTTGAGCCTTTTAGATTTGTTGTTGATGAGAATACTCCATGGGAAGAGAAATCTGCAGCAGTTAGATTGACTTGCAAATTGAAGAAATCGCAAAGGAACAAACTGTGGAAGAAACGAAAGAGACGGTGTGTTGCAGAAATGCGTGCTAAG GAGCCTGAAAGATTTGAACAAGCTGTTCGAGAGGCAGATGAATGGAGGGAAAAGGAGATGGCCAAAGACATGGCAAATAGAAAG GTCGACGAGATGAAGGCAATTGAGAAGGTCAAGGCAAGACGAGAGCGCAGGAGACTAGAACCCGAG CTTGAACTGGCTCTAATTGTTGAGGAAATGCAAGAGTTACGTTCCCTAAGAATTGAAAAACTAAAGAAGCAAG GGCATTTCCTTCCCGAAGAAGATGACAAGTTTTTCGAGAGTGTTCGTGCTGCGGTGGAGCAAGAGGAAAACCAAGTTCAGTCCCTAACCAACACAGAGACCGAAGAGAATGTCATTGCCTCTGAGGAGGACACTACTCTCAATACCAGCAACAAAATCAGCAAAGACACAACAGATAAAGAAAGCAATACAGTGGCAGCTACTTGTGAAAAGACAATTGAAGCTCTTGGAAATGGTTGCGACAATATTTCGAATTTACCAGTCGAGTTCTATCACTACTACTACGGAAGCAATTTTGACATGGGAAGACTTATTGAG ATCAGAAGAGAATGGGACTCATATCTGAGTCATGGAGGAAG CCGGATTCCTGGACACTGGGTTCAGCCGTCGCCACCAGCTAATGAAATTTGGGCTTCATGTCTTGTTAATAGTCCCAAAAGAGATCTTAGTTAG
- the LOC104783196 gene encoding uncharacterized protein LOC104783196, whose protein sequence is MAFLVRSSEIPTVSARINSSVSPSIARSSKVKVKVSAIDARDLSRVKNQKSSLVGKFSAPVKEDCEVTKEEDKQSYYVNMGHAVRSIREEFPLLFYKEPNFDIYRDDIVFRDPMNTFMGIDNYKSIFWALRFHGKIFFRALCVDIVSVWQPTENTLMIRWTVHGIPRGPWETRGRFDGTSEYKFDKCGKIYEHKVDNIAINSPPKFQMLTVQELVEAIRCPSTPKPTYFEFGD, encoded by the exons ATGGCATTCCTTGTTCGTTCGTCGGAGATTCCCACCGTCTCGGCGAGAATCAATTCGAGCGTAAGTCCTTCGATTGCGAGGAGTAGTAAGGTTAAGGTTAAGGTTTCCGCGATTGACGCCAGAGACTTGTCTCGTGTTAAGAATCAGAAATCGAGCTTGGTCGGCAAATTCTCAGCTCCGGTGAAAGAAGATTGCGAGGttaccaaagaagaagataaacagaGTTACTATGTCAATATGGGTCACGCCGTTCGTAGTATCAGAGAAGAGTTCCCTTTGTTGTTCTACAAAGAGCCCAATTTTGACATTTACAG GGATGATATAGTGTTCAGAGACCCTATGAACACATTCATGGGAATTGATAACTACAAATCTATATTCTGGGCGTTACGTTTCCATGGAAAGATCTTCTTCAGAGCACTCTGCGTCGACATTGTTAGTGTTTGGCAACCCACAGAGAACACTCTGATGATACGATGGACTGTTCACGGGATTCCTCGTGGTCCTTGGGAGACTCGTGGTCGATTCGATGGGACTTCAGAGTATAAATTCGACAAGTGTGGCAAGATTTATGAGCATAAAGTCGATAACATCGCCATTAATTCGCCTCCCAAGTTTCAAATGCTCACCGTTCAAGAGCTTGTTGAAGCTATTAGATGCCCTTCGACACCCAAGCCGACCTACTTTGAGTTCGGAGATTga
- the LOC104783195 gene encoding delta(8)-fatty-acid desaturase 2 yields MADQTKKRYVTTEDLKKHNQPGDLWISIQGKVYDVSNWVKTHPGGEAAILNLAGQDVTDAFIAYHPGTAWHHLEKLHNGYHVKDFHVSEVSRDYRRLAADFSKRGLFDKKGHVTLYTLTCVGVMLAAVLYGVVACTSVWAHLISAVLLGLLWIQSAYVGHDSGHYNVTSTKPCNKLIQLLSGNCLTGISIAWWKWTHNAHHMACNSLDHDPDLQHIPIFAVSTKFFNSMTSRFYGRELTFDPLARFLISYQHWTFYPVMCVGRINLFIQTFLLLFSKRHVPDRAMNIAGILVFWTWFPLLVSFLPNWQERFIFVFVSFAVTAIQHVQFCLNHFAADVYTGPPNGNDWFEKQTAGTLDISCRSYMDWFFGGLQFQLEHHLFPRLPRCHLRTVSPVVKELCKKHDLPYRSLSWWEANVWTIRTLKNAAIQARDVTNPVLKNLLWEAVNTHG; encoded by the coding sequence ATGGCGGATCAAACGAAGAAGAGATACGTTACAACCGAGGATCTGAAGAAACACAACCAACCTGGAGATTTATGGATTTCGATTCAAGGCAAAGTATACGACGTTTCCAATTGGGTCAAAACTCACCCCGGAGGCGAAGCTGCGATTCTCAATCTCGCCGGCCAAGACGTAACCGACGCGTTCATCGCTTACCACCCCGGAACCGCATGGCACCACCTCGAGAAGCTTCACAACGGTTACCATGTGAAAGACTTCCACGTGTCCGAGGTCTCACGTGACTACCGCCGTTTAGCCGCCGACTTCTCCAAACGCGGCCTCTTCGACAAAAAAGGTCACGTGACTCTCTACACCCTCACGTGCGTCGGCGTCATGCTCGCGGCGGTTCTCTACGGCGTTGTGGCGTGTACAAGCGTCTGGGCTCACCTCATCTCAGCCGTCTTGCTCGGCCTCCTCTGGATCCAGAGCGCTTACGTCGGCCACGATTCAGGTCACTACAACGTGACGTCAACCAAACCGTGCAACAAACTGATCCAGCTCCTCTCCGGAAACTGCCTCACCGGGATCTCAATCGCGTGGTGGAAATGGACGCACAACGCTCACCACATGGCTTGTAACAGCCTTGACCACGACCCGGATCTACAACACATCCCGATCTTCGCCGTCTCTACCAAATTCTTCAACTCGATGACGTCACGTTTCTACGGCAGGGAACTAACCTTCGATCCTCTAGCTCGATTCTTGATAAGCTACCAGCACTGGACGTTTTACCCAGTCATGTGCGTCGGAAGGATCAATCTCTTCATCCAAACGTTCCTGTTGCTATTCTCGAAACGCCACGTGCCAGATCGAGCCATGAACATCGCCGGGATTTTGGTTTTCTGGACTTGGTTTCCTCTCCTGGTCTCGTTCCTACCGAACTGGCAAGAGAGgttcatcttcgtcttcgtgAGCTTCGCCGTCACGGCGATTCAACACGTTCAGTTCTGTTTAAACCATTTCGCAGCTGATGTTTATACCGGTCCGCCAAACGGAAACGATTGGTTCGAGAAACAAACCGCCGGTACGCTTGACATCTCGTGTAGATCGTATATGGATTGGTTCTTTGGTGGGTTGCAGTTTCAGCTGGAGCATCATTTGTTCCCTCGGCTTCCTCGTTGCCATCTCCGGACGGTATCGCCGGTTGTTAAGGAGCTATGTAAGAAGCATGATCTTCCGTATAGGAGTCTTTCGTGGTGGGAGGCTAATGTGTGGACGATTAGGACTCTTAAGAATGCAGCGATTCAAGCTAGGGATGTGACTAATCCTGTGTTGAAGAACTTGCTTTGGGAAGCTGTGAATACTCATGGCTAA
- the LOC109124672 gene encoding protein ABIL1 isoform X2, translated as METEISGTDNSAMTFDEVSMERSKSFVKALQELKNLRPQLYSAADYCEKSYLHSEQKQMVLDNLKDYTVKALINAVDHLGTVASKLTDLFDQQNSDISTMVLRASCVSQQLLTCRTYIDKEGLRQQQLLAVIPLHHKHYILPNSVNKRVHFSPLRRTDTRQNHYQAISRLQPSGSETKSTLKGTSTVAPSSKDSKAFTKTSGVFHLLGDEENNTNKKPLAGSQVSGVPAVSTVTKQAYGVAHKDLEVPKLVAAHKSLDNNQRREIIQAPVRTKSVLSAFFVKQKTPKLKAGYVS; from the exons atggaaACGGAGATATCGGGAACGGATAATTCGGCAATGACCTTCGACGAGGTCTCCATGGAACGCAGCAAGAGCTTCGTTAAGGCATTGCAG GAGCTCAAGAACTTGAGGCCTCAGCTTTACTCAGCTGCTGATTACTGTGAAAAATCTTACCTTCATAGCGAGCAGAAGCAAAT GGTATTGGACAATTTGAAGGACTACACAGTCAAGGCTTTAATTAATGCTGTTGATCACCTTGGAACTGTTGCTTCCAAGCTTACTGATCTATTTGATCAGCAAAATTCAGACATTTCAACTATGGTGTTGAGAGCTTCTTGTGTTAGCCAG CAACTGCTTACATGCCGGACATATATCGACAAAGAAGGTCTTAGACAGCAACAGCTATTAGCAGTTATCCCATTGCATCACAAGCATTACATTCTACCCA ATTCTGTTAACAAGCGGGTACACTTTAGTCCTCTCAGACGAACTGACACAAGACAGAATCATTACCAAGCTATATCCCGTCTTCAACCTTCAG GCTCAGAGACCAAGTCTACCCTAAAAGGAACATCCACAGTTGCGCCAAG CTCCAAAGATTCAAAAGCTTTCACAAAGACATCTGGAGTTTTTCATCTATTAG gtgatgaagaaaacaataCAAACAAGAAGCCTTTGGCTGGTTCTCAGGTCTCAGGTGTTCCTGCAGTATCCACCGTCACAAAGCAGGCATACGGTGTTGCCCATAAG GATTTGGAGGTTCCCAAACTTGTGGCAGCACACAAGTCACTTGACAACAACCAACGACGAGAGATCATTCAAGCTCCTGTCCGGACAAAGAGTGTTCTTTCCGCGTTCTTCGTCAAACAGAAAACACCAAAGCTCAAAGCTGGTTATGTCTCGTGA